A part of Dama dama isolate Ldn47 chromosome Y, ASM3311817v1, whole genome shotgun sequence genomic DNA contains:
- the LOC133053615 gene encoding eukaryotic translation initiation factor 1A, Y-chromosomal-like, with amino-acid sequence MPKNKGKGGRNKRKGKKENEYKNRDLVFKEDGQEYAQVTKMLGNARLEAVCFDGVTRICHIRGSLRKKVWINSSDIILVGLRDYQDNRADVILKYSADEARSLKAYGELPEYVELSDTDTFETEDDDEIQFKDPAAEGEDPEV; translated from the exons ATGCCCAAGAATAAAG GTAAAGGAGGCAGAAACAAGCGTAAGGGTAAGAAggagaatgaatataaaaatagagaCCTAGTCTTTAAAGAAGATGGACAAG AGTATGCCCAGGTAACCAAAATGTTGGGAAATGCACGGTTGGAAGCAGTGTGCTTTGACGGTGTGACAAGGATATGTCATATCCGAGGAAGCTTGAGAAAAAAG GTTTGGATAAATTCTTCAGATATTATATTGGTTGGTCTTCGAGACTATCAG GATAACAGAGCAGATGTAATCTTAAAGTACAGTGCAGATGAAGCTAGAAGTCTGAAGGCTTATGGAGAGCTTCCAGAATATG TGGAACTTAGTGACACAGATACCTTTGAAACTGAAGATGATGATGAAATCCAGTTTAAGGACCCTGCAGCTGAGGGTGAAGACCCTGAGGTGTAA